One part of the Streptomyces sp. NBC_00286 genome encodes these proteins:
- a CDS encoding ATP-binding protein, whose translation MAAVAGVLAAVGAGMANEAGKRTWESAGALVRRIAGREVAAPESPAEVDAVARLVSEGLRNDPRLARAWTTFADGVQGQGPGKAAGRPRLPASIRSFTDRRKALKQLDEEARRKADGRPRLALLHGPEGMGVTTLARHWGVLRAGEFFPDGQMYVDLRGGGSGTALDAARALGELLRQLGLPDQQLPPGFTERQQVFQRYVSDRRLLVILDHAQSATQILPVISSAPEVFTLVGARNPLVGLDALRIPWARSANATPSGCSPPWWTSPCPAPGTRCSQPLSVANPMGQYGQLT comes from the coding sequence ATGGCTGCTGTGGCGGGGGTGCTCGCGGCCGTCGGGGCCGGGATGGCCAACGAGGCCGGGAAGCGGACCTGGGAGTCCGCCGGGGCGCTGGTACGGAGGATCGCCGGGCGGGAGGTGGCGGCCCCGGAGAGTCCAGCCGAGGTGGACGCGGTGGCGCGGCTGGTGTCCGAGGGTCTGCGGAACGATCCGCGACTCGCGAGGGCCTGGACGACGTTCGCGGATGGTGTGCAAGGGCAGGGGCCCGGGAAGGCGGCCGGGCGCCCCCGTCTCCCGGCGTCCATCCGCTCCTTCACCGACCGGCGCAAAGCGCTCAAACAGCTCGACGAGGAGGCCCGGCGCAAGGCCGACGGGCGTCCTCGGCTCGCTCTGCTGCACGGACCCGAGGGGATGGGCGTCACCACGCTCGCCCGGCACTGGGGGGTGCTACGGGCGGGCGAGTTCTTCCCGGACGGCCAGATGTACGTGGATCTGCGCGGCGGCGGCTCGGGTACGGCCCTCGACGCGGCACGAGCGCTCGGCGAGCTGCTGCGCCAACTCGGCCTGCCGGACCAGCAGTTGCCGCCCGGCTTCACCGAACGCCAGCAAGTGTTCCAGCGGTACGTCTCCGACCGGCGTCTGCTGGTCATCCTCGACCATGCGCAGTCCGCCACCCAGATCCTGCCCGTGATCAGTTCCGCTCCCGAGGTGTTCACGCTCGTCGGAGCCCGCAATCCGCTGGTCGGGCTCGACGCGCTGCGGATCCCGTGGGCCCGCTCGGCAAACGCGACTCCGAGCGGCTGCTCACCGCCCTGGTGGACAAGTCCGTGCCCGGCTCCCGGCACCCGGTGCAGTCAGCCTCTCAGTGTAGCCAATCCCATGGGACAATACGGCCAACTTACCTGA
- a CDS encoding saccharopine dehydrogenase family protein translates to MAENANAVVPASGTVHWIGAGLSTGSGLATLCDTADRVRLWHRTEERAAQSLSAHGLTGRAEPRAYTLPALTAELAPGDIVISMLPAPEHAPLLATCVAHQAHFACSSYVSEAVLEHVPAATAAGIVVLTESGLDPGIDHLFAHSLIARAQREIGAHTAAEADLTSYCGGIPAIPNDFRYRFSWAPAGVLNALRSPARYIENGAETTAARPWEATRIHLVDDEPFEVYPNRDSIPFVDQYDLPPAWKPQTFIRGTLRLSGWLDAWQPVFEELRRDDDERIAALAQDLAARYPTTDADRDRVVLAVTLDVRTDAGRNWSGRYLLDMQGDAQESAMARCVSRTLALGVRKILAGTLPPGLSRAAETPERSEEWLAELRQDGIDFRMDSTDSNNEKKTDGS, encoded by the coding sequence ATGGCTGAGAACGCGAACGCCGTCGTGCCCGCGTCCGGCACCGTCCACTGGATCGGCGCGGGCCTGTCCACCGGCAGCGGCCTCGCCACGCTGTGCGACACCGCCGACCGCGTACGCCTGTGGCACCGCACCGAGGAACGAGCGGCCCAGAGCCTCTCGGCCCACGGCCTCACCGGCCGCGCCGAACCCCGCGCGTACACACTCCCCGCACTCACCGCCGAACTGGCCCCCGGCGACATCGTGATCTCCATGCTCCCGGCCCCGGAACACGCACCCCTGCTGGCCACCTGTGTCGCCCATCAGGCCCACTTCGCCTGCTCGAGCTACGTATCCGAGGCGGTCCTGGAGCACGTCCCCGCGGCCACCGCGGCAGGCATCGTCGTCCTCACCGAGTCGGGCCTCGACCCGGGCATCGACCACCTCTTCGCCCACAGCCTCATCGCCCGCGCACAGAGGGAGATCGGCGCCCACACGGCCGCAGAGGCCGACCTCACCTCGTACTGCGGCGGCATCCCCGCCATCCCCAACGACTTCAGATACCGCTTCAGTTGGGCCCCGGCAGGCGTCCTCAACGCCCTGCGCTCACCCGCCCGCTACATCGAGAACGGCGCGGAGACGACAGCCGCCCGCCCCTGGGAAGCCACCCGCATCCACCTGGTGGACGATGAACCCTTCGAGGTCTACCCGAACCGCGACAGCATCCCGTTCGTCGACCAGTACGACCTGCCTCCGGCGTGGAAACCCCAGACCTTCATCCGCGGCACCCTCCGCCTGTCCGGCTGGCTCGACGCCTGGCAACCCGTCTTCGAGGAACTCCGGCGCGACGACGACGAACGCATCGCCGCACTCGCCCAGGACCTGGCCGCCCGCTACCCCACCACGGACGCCGACCGCGACCGCGTCGTCCTGGCGGTCACCCTCGACGTCCGCACGGACGCGGGCCGCAACTGGTCGGGCCGCTACCTCCTGGACATGCAAGGCGACGCACAAGAGAGCGCGATGGCCCGCTGCGTCTCGCGCACGCTGGCCCTGGGCGTCCGCAAGATCCTCGCCGGAACCCTCCCGCCCGGCCTGAGCCGCGCGGCCGAGACACCGGAGCGCTCCGAGGAATGGCTCGCGGAACTGCGCCAGGACGGGATCGACTTCCGTATGGACAGCACGGACAGCAACAACGAGAAGAAGACTGACGGATCGTGA